Proteins encoded within one genomic window of Deltaproteobacteria bacterium:
- a CDS encoding malate dehydrogenase (Catalyzes the reversible oxidation of malate to oxaloacetate): GDDMVPLIRYASVNGIPVMELLEKKYGNAAKAKEVMDAMVKRTRGAGGEVVALLKTGSAFYSPASSAIAMAESILKDQKRVLPSCVYLNGEFGVKGYFVGVPTVLGAGGVEKIIEFKLSAEEQAMMDKSVAAVKGLVDTMK, from the coding sequence CGGAGACGACATGGTCCCCCTGATCCGCTACGCCAGCGTGAACGGGATCCCCGTCATGGAACTGCTCGAGAAGAAGTACGGCAACGCCGCCAAGGCGAAGGAAGTGATGGACGCCATGGTGAAGCGGACCCGCGGCGCGGGCGGCGAGGTGGTCGCGCTCCTCAAGACCGGCTCCGCCTTCTACTCCCCCGCTTCCTCCGCCATCGCCATGGCCGAGTCGATCCTCAAGGACCAGAAGCGCGTCCTCCCCTCCTGCGTCTACCTGAACGGCGAGTTCGGCGTGAAGGGGTACTTCGTGGGCGTCCCGACCGTCCTGGGCGCCGGCGGGGTCGAGAAGATCATCGAGTTCAAGCTCAGCGCGGAGGAGCAGGCGATGATGGACAAGTCCGTCGCCGCCGTGAAGGGGCTGGTCGACACGATGAAGTAG
- a CDS encoding FecR domain-containing protein has protein sequence MRRTLIAAILLLAASLSPPPPCASADDAVGVVRSRSGESVVVRGGKDLPATPGMKLLQGDILSTGPDGSLGAILRDNSSISLGPDSRLAIRDFRFSPAEGKFGLLVRISRGTMAYLSGLIGKLSPDSARFETPVATIGIRGTRFAVKVGEPAPQ, from the coding sequence ATGCGGCGCACCCTGATCGCGGCGATCCTGCTGCTTGCGGCTTCTCTTTCACCGCCTCCCCCTTGCGCGTCCGCCGACGATGCGGTCGGCGTGGTGCGAAGCCGATCGGGGGAATCCGTGGTCGTCCGGGGCGGAAAGGACCTCCCCGCCACGCCGGGGATGAAGCTCCTCCAGGGCGACATCCTCTCCACGGGGCCCGACGGATCGTTGGGCGCGATCCTCCGTGACAACTCCTCCATATCCCTGGGGCCGGACAGCCGGCTGGCGATTCGCGACTTCCGCTTCTCTCCCGCGGAGGGAAAATTCGGCCTGCTGGTCAGGATCTCCAGGGGGACGATGGCGTATCTCTCCGGGCTGATCGGGAAGCTCTCCCCCGACTCCGCACGGTTCGAGACCCCCGTGGCGACCATCGGAATCCGCGGAACCCGGTTCGCCGTAAAGGTGGGAGAACCCGCTCCGCAGTGA
- a CDS encoding CHASE2 domain-containing protein, translating to MKRRPPTRPLPLLLAGALLTLLMAAICVWPPPLAVFLEGKIYDSILRSAPHRPPTGAVAIADLDEASLAKFGQWPWPRYRVALLLRKIHEAGAVAVGIDMVFAEPDRTSLRSLSESIRRDFGTEIALAGIPPEAQDADAALAKAVAEGPFVLGYSFDFESLRGESCVLHPLRAAVRSTGDAGEPVGFFDAPGVVCNLPALSKAAGSSGFVNVAPDPDGVVRRVPLAIRHKGTLYPSLALAVYLRARGGTPVLETGPEGAKALRLDGKVVPLDRRGNLLVNFRGGRRAFPHVSAQALLDGTADPSALSGKLVLLGTTSAGLHEIRTTPLSAVQPGVEIHATIVDDLVAGDPVAQPAWAGAVRLLLVLLPGLLLTGLLSRARAASALAAMIPSAVFLVAGSWWLLAHRRLFLPPLLPLATMASVFTVLTSMRFLQAEREVRERTRKLALTQDAVIQSLAALAETRHHETGGHIQRTRHYMRALATHLREHPRFRRHLDEETVDLLFRLAPLHDIGKVGVRDDILLKPAPLTPEEYEEMKRHTIYGSETIRMAKNFLGEDSFLQVADEIALNHHERWDGTGYPRGLAGDEIPIPGRLMAAADAYDAIISPRLYKPAIPHEEAVDIIRERRGTYFDPDVVDAFLEIRDEFRAIADRYAGTGVEPEPPADR from the coding sequence GTGAAGCGCCGCCCCCCCACCCGCCCGCTTCCGCTCCTTCTCGCCGGTGCCCTTCTCACGCTGCTCATGGCGGCGATCTGCGTATGGCCTCCCCCCCTCGCGGTCTTTCTCGAGGGGAAGATCTACGATTCCATCCTCCGCTCCGCCCCGCACCGGCCGCCGACCGGCGCCGTCGCGATCGCGGATCTCGACGAGGCCAGCCTCGCGAAATTCGGCCAGTGGCCGTGGCCCCGGTACCGGGTCGCGCTGCTCCTTCGGAAGATCCATGAAGCGGGGGCGGTCGCCGTCGGGATCGACATGGTGTTCGCGGAACCGGACCGGACCTCCCTGCGCTCCCTCTCCGAATCGATCCGGCGCGATTTCGGTACGGAGATCGCCCTCGCCGGCATTCCGCCCGAGGCGCAGGACGCGGACGCCGCCCTCGCGAAGGCGGTGGCGGAAGGACCGTTCGTCCTCGGATACTCGTTCGACTTCGAATCCCTCCGCGGGGAATCGTGCGTCCTTCATCCCCTGCGGGCCGCGGTTCGATCGACCGGCGACGCCGGGGAACCCGTCGGTTTCTTCGACGCCCCGGGGGTCGTATGCAACCTCCCCGCCCTCTCGAAGGCGGCGGGTTCCTCCGGCTTCGTAAACGTCGCGCCGGATCCCGACGGCGTGGTCCGGCGCGTCCCCCTCGCCATCCGCCACAAGGGGACGTTGTATCCGAGCCTCGCGCTGGCGGTGTATCTTCGCGCGCGCGGAGGCACCCCGGTCCTCGAGACCGGACCCGAGGGAGCGAAGGCGCTCCGGCTCGACGGGAAGGTCGTTCCGCTCGACCGGCGCGGGAACCTCCTCGTGAACTTCCGCGGCGGGCGCCGCGCGTTTCCCCACGTCTCCGCGCAGGCGCTCCTCGACGGCACCGCGGACCCGTCGGCGCTTTCGGGAAAGCTGGTCCTTCTCGGCACCACCTCCGCGGGGCTGCACGAGATCCGGACCACGCCGCTTTCGGCGGTACAACCGGGCGTCGAGATCCACGCCACGATCGTCGACGATCTGGTCGCGGGGGACCCGGTCGCCCAGCCGGCATGGGCCGGCGCGGTCCGCCTCCTGCTCGTCCTGCTGCCCGGATTGCTCCTGACCGGGCTGCTTTCCCGGGCGCGCGCCGCCTCGGCGCTCGCGGCCATGATACCGTCGGCCGTCTTCCTGGTCGCCGGCTCCTGGTGGCTCCTCGCGCACCGGCGCCTGTTCCTTCCGCCCCTGCTCCCGCTCGCGACGATGGCGTCCGTCTTCACGGTGCTGACGTCGATGCGGTTCCTGCAGGCCGAGCGGGAGGTGCGGGAGCGGACCCGGAAGCTCGCCCTGACGCAGGATGCGGTCATCCAGAGCCTCGCGGCGCTCGCGGAGACGCGCCACCACGAGACCGGCGGGCACATCCAGCGCACGCGCCACTACATGCGCGCGCTTGCCACGCACCTGCGGGAGCACCCCCGGTTTCGGCGCCACCTGGACGAGGAGACGGTGGACCTGCTCTTCCGGCTCGCGCCGCTCCACGACATCGGCAAGGTCGGGGTCCGCGACGACATCCTCCTCAAGCCCGCACCCCTGACGCCGGAGGAGTACGAGGAGATGAAGCGCCACACGATCTACGGATCCGAGACGATCCGGATGGCGAAGAACTTCCTCGGGGAGGACTCGTTCCTGCAGGTGGCGGACGAGATCGCGCTCAACCACCACGAGCGGTGGGACGGCACCGGATATCCCCGGGGGCTTGCGGGGGACGAGATCCCCATCCCGGGCCGCCTGATGGCCGCGGCGGACGCGTACGACGCCATCATCAGCCCCCGCCTGTACAAGCCGGCGATCCCCCACGAAGAGGCGGTCGATATCATCCGCGAACGGAGAGGGACGTACTTCGATCCCGACGTGGTCGACGCCTTCCTGGAGATCCGGGACGAGTTCCGGGCGATCGCGGACCGCTATGCCGGAACCGGGGTGGAGCCCGAACCGCCCGCCGACCGATGA
- a CDS encoding OmpA family protein — protein MKRAYGLVMLLLLCACAAPPPRPAAPPPRDVVVLLPDDQGKTGSVVVTGAGTERVLSKPGQAVAVSKGSAPGDPFVLSDSELAAMAGPALRALPPPPAQFIFYFNLGESELTDESRARLRDAARTIRERFPVDVSVVGHTDTVGDKRYNYQLSLKRARSVAALLSAEGVDPAIMEITSHGKDNPLVPTGDQVPEPRNRRVEVTVR, from the coding sequence GTGAAACGCGCGTACGGCCTCGTCATGCTTCTCCTGCTCTGCGCCTGCGCGGCGCCTCCCCCCCGGCCCGCCGCTCCGCCGCCCCGCGACGTCGTGGTGCTGCTCCCGGACGACCAGGGAAAAACGGGCTCCGTCGTGGTGACCGGCGCGGGGACCGAGCGCGTCCTCTCGAAACCGGGACAGGCCGTGGCGGTATCCAAAGGCTCCGCTCCCGGGGACCCCTTCGTCCTGTCCGACTCCGAGCTGGCGGCGATGGCCGGTCCGGCGCTCCGGGCGCTCCCCCCTCCCCCGGCGCAATTCATCTTCTACTTCAACCTCGGCGAGTCGGAGCTGACGGACGAGTCGAGGGCGAGGCTTCGGGACGCCGCGCGGACCATCCGGGAGCGGTTCCCGGTCGACGTGAGCGTGGTGGGCCACACCGACACCGTCGGAGACAAGCGGTACAACTATCAGCTGTCGCTCAAGCGTGCGCGGTCGGTCGCCGCCCTGCTCTCCGCGGAGGGGGTCGACCCGGCGATCATGGAGATCACGTCCCACGGCAAGGACAACCCCCTCGTCCCCACCGGCGACCAGGTCCCCGAACCGCGGAACCGCCGCGTGGAGGTGACGGTGCGTTGA